GCGTATACCGGGTATAAGCGCTTTTGCTTCTTGCTGGCTACATGCTGAAATGTGGAGCTGGACATCTTTACGTCCATCGGAGGGAGTGATGAGACCTTTCCCGCTATTATAATCAAAAGTTTTGACAATTCCTGTCATTTTACGAGACAAACAAATTCCTTAAAGTGATAACGAGATGCACTATACACGCCAGGGAAAATAATACCACTGATATTTCATGGTAAGGTGAATTTTCACAGGGTCAGAATGTTCTACCAGGCTCCCTCTCATCAATAATGTAGCCACAACATAAGCGGCGCGTGAAGAAAATTTCTATCAAAAATGGGCAGATAAGAGCTATTTCCCTTTCCAGAGGAAAAGCATTACGTTCTGGAGAACGTAGTATTTTTTTTCGTCTCGTTTACTGGACATGTTGCCCTGGGCGGCATCGCAGAGCAGGGCGGCAAATTGATCTTCTTTGCGTGTTTTTTCCCGGAGGTTGCCGGTGGTGGCGGGGTTTTACTGCCAAAGTCGTAGATAAAAATCTCCCATGACGCCTGTTGTACACTACGAGCACAGTATGCGTTGGTCAGCGTGGGAAATGAAAAAATAATTAATGAGCAAAGCATAAAAACATGATGTTTCATAACACCTCCTGTCATATGCAATGATTTATATACTGTGGTGCCTGAATTATAGGTCATAATTTTCATTATTTATTAAACGACGAGTTAATCACTTGCATTATTAACGCTCTTTAAACGAAGTTGAGTGGAATGATTAGGGGTTTAATGTTTTTATATATCATTATTGTTTTGAAATATAAATATATCCTAAACGTAAAGGATATTTATGTAGGCTTTGTGACACTAATTCTATCCTTATATCAAGAAATGGTGTAATTAATAGGTATATTAAAATAATTAAACTGGAGAGGTAATTAATTGTATTGTGTTGTTTTTTTTGCCAATGATGATGTGGAGCATACTGAG
The Salmonella bongori NCTC 12419 DNA segment above includes these coding regions:
- the cspF gene encoding cold shock-like protein CspF translates to MSRKMTGIVKTFDYNSGKGLITPSDGRKDVQLHISACSQQEAKALIPGIRVEFCRINGLRGPTAANVYLS
- the pagD gene encoding virulence protein PagD gives rise to the protein MKHHVFMLCSLIIFSFPTLTNAYCARSVQQASWEIFIYDFGSKTPPPPATSGKKHAKKINLPPCSAMPPRATCPVNETKKNTTFSRT